Below is a genomic region from Phacochoerus africanus isolate WHEZ1 chromosome X, ROS_Pafr_v1, whole genome shotgun sequence.
AAGCAACACATAATGGATCCTTTCTGGAGGGAACACGATGGGTCATCCTGATTTCTCAATACCTTTGTATACCCAAGTGAGAATATTAAGAATgcagcaagggagttcccattgtggtgcagcaggttacaaatccaactagtatccatgaggatgcagggttgatccctggccttgctcagtggattaaggatctggtgttgccacaagctgcagtgtaggtaacagatggagcttggatctggcatggttgtggctgtggcataggtctacaactgcagctccacttcgacccctagcccaggaacttccatatgctactgactggtgcagccctaaaaaaatgcataaatatatttatatcagagACTGCATTAGAGAGGGAATGCCATAAATAGATAGATGGCAATTGAAAATATAAGTATAGATGAGATGGCTGCCTAAGAAGAGAACATGGCAGGAAAGGGaaaggtggccaaaaatgggCACCAAGGAATTCCCAACATATGAACTTCAAGAGTCTTCAGTGAGTGCATGACAGAGAGCAGAATTAATGGCCCAGCTATTTGTCCCTCAGTTCAACTGTGCTCTTCGCAAAATGATACACCTGGGATGAACCTCTTTAGGGTAAGCTCAGCCTTGGGTCTGATAGCCCCAAATATAATTCTGTGGAATAGCTGTTAATGGGTTCTACCCACACTAGAAGCCCTCCCACTTCCCTAGACTTATCCCTCTTTTTTGCAATGGCCTGCTTCCCTCTGAATACAACCCACTAGGATGTAAGCCCCTTAAGCACTTGGGCAATTATCCTGTTCATCActattcctcttcattttttttttttcagccacccctgtgggaggaagctcctgggccggggattgaattaATAATATTTCTTTACTAGTAAATACTTCCATGCTTCTCAGTTCATGGAATCCATTATTATATCCCATCTTGTCATTCTTGTCCAAGAAATCAACTCTTATGGCTCCTAGTTGACAGACCCACCTTattgtctgtaatttttttttcagaaagatgATAGTAACATACTTGAACAGTGCTTATAATTTGCAAGTATCTTTATGCATATCATCTCATACAATCCTTTCCAAAACTCTTAAATTTAGtcaattttgttttcatctaATAAACTGTACTggagagaagttaaatgacttgtgTAGGTACACAAGATAGTGGCAGAGTTGTGGACTTTAGTTTGGGTTCTTAGTTTTCCTGGCCATGCCTTCCCTAttagggaagagggaagagtgtTGAAGGATATATTATAACTTCATCCCAGGCATTCTTGATATGGAGAAGTGAACTGAAAAGCATCCTTGCATAATGAAAAACATACCAAATTCTGAATCAGAAAGTTGCATTTCGGTCTCTCTTCTgcaataatggctgaaaaatgAGATTGAAGCTTATGCAAAGTCATCTGGCCATTAATAACATGAATCTTCATTCCTAAAGTCTATGTGGTACATTCAAGTAGTAGAGCTCTGAGTTTTAATATGCAAATCCTTTCATTTGGGGGTTGGTAATTTATGGATAACTCCAGAATCTGGCTCTCAGAGCAAGGGTATTTGTAAAATGTGCTGGTTTGCATGTGATTGGGAGAGGTTACTGAAACAcaaatgggttttttaaaattttgccatgACTAATTCTATTCCATAATGATGTCTTATGATCATTTTGGATCTTTTGTCATGTGTAGttatttttcccctcatttttctcCTGATTATTTTTGAGAGACATGAGAGAAGGAATGTTCCTTTCAACAGACATGGTAGAGCATggagtaaaagggaaaaaaagttggcCAGTAACCTTTTATacttaagaaaatttcttttgaatAGAAATGATTGTAATTGAGAAGCTCCCAATCAGTACCTAAATACTTACTACTCACAATGGTAATAAAACTTACCTTTCGATATTCATCTATCATTTTTAACCTTGTACATAGCTCTTaaacatatttagaaatatgAAATCCCCGCAGCTATATTCCAGAAAGCATTTTGTTAATCAAgtcaaatatatcaaatattatttGTGACAGAATAGCAAACATTACAACTCACCAAGTACTTTAAAATTCCTGTAAGAAAGCAAGCATAACATTGTACTGCTCTCTTAggatacttttgaaaaataattttatgatgaCATTACATcgtagagaattttaaaacatatagagAGAATACAACTCCAAAGATGACAGAGTAAGGAATCCAAAGCCTCCATGCCAAAAACTGTCAGAATAAACTTGTGTAGAactctggaatctaatttaaaaaaaaaaaaacacacacacacctacaacAACTGGGGGAAAACCTGTTGAGAGAACCTCCTGCATTGCAGTAAGAGAGTGCTGTGGTATTTTAAATTGCCAACCCACCATCCCCAACACCCCAGATCAGCTGGTAAAGGTTGCTAGTATCATTAGGAGTATTATggactgtatttatttatttttttttttggctttttgccattttctttgggccgctgccgcggcatatggaggttcccaggctaggggtcgaatcagagctgtagccaccagcctacgccagagcctacgcggctggatccgagccgcgtctgcaacctacaccacagctcacagcaacgtcggatccttaacccactgatcaaggccaggaattgaaccctcaaccttatggttcctagtcaggttcgttaaccactgcgccacgacgggaactcccgtattttGGACTTTATTCCCAAGGAATCCGGGCTACAGGTCCCCACCCATCTGGCAGATCGTCCTCAAGCATTGATACAAAAGTTTCTCTTTGTTTTGCCTGATTCAGAGCCTTCCCAAGGAGTGGAGTGGTTTTTGCCAAAAGCATTTAAAGGCCCAGATAttagccacagcagcttggggcaAAGGACAACATTcagaataaacaataaacataatGAAAAGCCTGAGAAGAAGAGGCTGTGAAAGGAGATACATGCGGGAATATGGGCTTTTAAAAGTTCCCTAATATACAGGGGGATTAAGAAGGCCTCACATAGCCCAGGATGGGATTGCAGCAGTTtaagtcactgctgtgtcacaggtttgattactggcccagggaacttccatatgctgtggacatggccaaaaaaaataaaggaagaaaccaTCAAAACACCAGCTGACCACTAAGCTTAGGCAACACAGATTTCAGTGGACACACATGATAAAGAATACGGACTTTAcaaaaatagtttagaaaaacCACTAGACAAACAATCAAACCACAAGCCACAACAGCCAGCAACAACAAatcctggggagagggaagaatatGATTCCCAGAGGTGCcacataatattcaaaatgtccacTTTCAACGACAAAAAATTAAAGACCCATACAAATAAAGTATGGCTTGttcacaggaaaaagaaattaatagagACTGTCCCTGAGGAAGCCCAGAGACTGGATTTATTAGGCAAAAACTTTTAATCAACTGCCTTTAATATGCTCAAAGAGCTAAAGaaagaagaactaaaaataaagcaagagagtGATGTTTTGCTATCAATAAAcaagaagaaattataaaaaaaaaaaaagatccagtaaaaattctggagctgaaaagtACAGTAGCTGAATGAAAAAATCTGTAGACAGTTTCAACATCAGATGTAAACacgcagaagaaagaatcagggaACTTTATTGAAATTATCCAACCGGAGgagcagaaataaaaagtgaaaagagagaaataagtaACCCTATTGGGAAAATGGATgggtaaaaattttttaatttaagaaaactcACAAATACACACATCCAAGAAGCTGAACAAACTTCAAGCAGGACATACTCACCAGGACAAATTATAGTTGACAAATTGTCAAAGCCAAAGGCAGCATTAGGTATCACGTTTTATTTGGATCCTGGTCCAAACTGTTTAAAAAGCTGTAACAGAATTGGGAATTTGGACATAAAATGATATTAGGTAATGATTAATTGTTAGATGTGATAATGGTATTGTGgttatacattaaaaatgagaGTCCTTGTAGATGTGCCTTTGAAATACTTATGCGCAAAGTGATTATGCCTggggtttatttaaaaaataatctctaaagGCAGGAAGTGGGTAAGGAAATAGATGAAGTAAGATTGGCCAGGAGCTGTTCTCTCTTATACTGCGAGAGGAATACACTGCCTTTCATTACACTGTTCCGTTTTtgcatatgtttgaaattttccataataaaagttaaaaccataaagagaaggaatttttaactaaaaaaggaacaaaacagaaaggtGTTGAGAAGTAGAAACAATTCCATCTTGACACATTTCCTGCCCCCACCCATACATTTCTGTACGGAAAAAAACGAGAAAGCAGATGAGCACTGGTAGCAAGGAGGACAACAGtttgggagtggggtgggtggggcaccTTGCCGATCATAGGTATTCTTGCattaatttggggttttttttagaatATTGCATTCAGTACCGAGGGGTTTTGCACCCCTTGGAACGTTGCGCCTGAATTCTGGCAGGTGGAGGGATGCATCCTGGAAGCAGAGGAGGGGAAAGGCAAGTACccagaaaagaaataggaatggCCAAAGGCCCCCTGTAAAGATACTGCCCTTCGGTAGCAGGCAGAGATAGGCCCAGAAACACACAAAGAACGGACTGCGCCAGGGCCCAGGTCCGCGCTGTGACCCGGGCGGGGGGCGTGTTGGGGGCGTGGCCGCCCACCGTGATGAAGGCACCACGTGACCGGCCGGTTCCCACTTGCGCGCGCCTCTCCTCAGCGTCAGACGCGGCTGTCGCTCACTCCATTCTCGGTCCCTGCTCCCGTCTGGCCTGAGGGAGTGCGGGCTGGGGGCGGCTCCCAAGCGTTGGCAGTGCAGGGAAAGCAGGTAAGGGACTCGGAGAGAGCTCCCCAGAGGTGGCGTGGGCTAGCGGACGAGGCCTGCAGACCCCTCCCCGGGGGTCCAGCTGCCCCAAAGCGGAGACCGCAAACCCCACGTCCCTCGCAGCCGGACATTTGGCCCCTAGAAAGGTCGGCCTTCCCTGCGGCGGGCCTAATGACCGCGAGGCGACTACTCCTCGCAGACCAGACACCTGCTTCTCGCACCCCCGCAAGTTTTTCCGACATCCCCGCCCCGCTCCCGTTCTTCTTGGTGTGGAAAATGGTGGTctgtgcgggggtgggggcggggaaagcggggggggggcggggccgaCTCCCGGCTGCagcagcccctctgcccccaccccggcctcTGCAGGTCTGCGGGTTTAGGTGTCGCGGCGGTGCACTCGTGGTGACAATCGGGAGGAGCAGGAGACTGCAAGGATAGGCCCAGGTCGGTGTGGGGGACAGTGAGGGTCGGGGGGAGGGTTGGAAAGCCCTGAGACCCCAaacgagccccccccccccagctcgtCCTCCATTTTGGTGCCTGCAGAGGCCTGGGCATGGATGGGCAGGGAAAATggtgggttggggggagggagggggggagccCGGACTGGGGGCCCCCTAGAGGGCCTAGGGAGCCTCTCAGGTGGGagaaggaaaatttgaaaagCCTTTGACTTGTGGGGAGGGGAATCTCGAGAGGTGCGTAGTAGGGCCTCTGTCCTCGGTGCTGATCGGTCCACCAAGAAAATAGTCCCTTCTCTCGCCTTTTGTGTCCTAGGAGCAATGGCGTCCAAAGAGGAGCAGCAAGCAGTAAAAAATCTCAGCATGGAAAATGCCCAACAGGAAAACGAAGGAGGGGACCAGGCACCTTTGCAGAATGGAGAGGAGTCGCGCGATTTGGGAAAGGGCGGAGCCCAGAAGCCTGGAGGAAATGGCAGGCTGGGGCGGGTTAGGCGACTTGTCCCTAATTTTCGATGGGCCATAACCAACAAGCATGTTGATCGCAATGAAGTGGGAGATGATGTAGAAAAGTACGTAGGGCAGATGATGGAAGTAAGGAGAAGGACTAGGGAGCAGCAAATGAGGCATCATGTGCGCTACCAAACTCCTGAACCTGACAATCATTATGACTTTTGCCTTATACCTTGAATCGTAAGGTTTTCCCTGAGGTTAATAATGTGTAGCCTCTGCTCTACATGCTTGTAGTTTTGTGATTTACTTTTTCTGTAAACTTTTTAGTGTTTCCACTTACTAGTTTCTAATCGAATATTGTTGTGTCTTGGAGCAAAATTTTCTCTCAGCAGGGCAGTTTCATCCAATTATAAgaagaaatattcttttcataaTGTGAAATTAATAAAGCAGTTTAAAAAGCAGTCTTCCTCTTCCAcacgagtctttttttttttttcctaatgttacCTTTCCTCTTCTAGTTCCCTGGACTGAAAAATCTCAGTTGTCTTTGACTATCTGTTTTCTGCCAATCAGGAAGTATGGTATTCATAATTCAGTATCTGGTATCATTTTAAGAATgcatgtcctggagttcccattgtggctcagcagttacaaacctgatgaggatccatgaggatgcaggttcaatccctggcctcactcagtgggttaaggatcctgcatttccatgaactgtggtgtaggtagaagatgtggctcagagcctgtgttgctgcagctgtggcataggccagcagctgtagctctgattctacccctagcctgggaacttccatgtgctgcaactGGGggccctcaaaaaataaaattttttttaaaaagaatgcgtGTCCTATTTTCCAAGGAGTGTGAAGCCACCATCTGCATAAAAATACCTTGGTGGGGGGCTTTTTGAGAATGTAGATCCTCTGGCTCCTATTCTCCAGACCCATGGAGTGGGAATGTAGAGTCTTCATTTAGTAGTAAGCTTTCAAGGTAATTCTAGTGTGTACCACAGTCTGAGGCCACTGTTGCGTATATTTATATTAGATATTGGTACATAGGTGTTTATATCATTGAGTGTATGTATATTCCCTGTCCGTAAGTGTGTACCATGTCATATTAAACCTAAAAGGAAGTAGAATAACATAGGATGAATACTTCTTGAATTCAGTGggcaaaagcattaaaaaaagaaatgtaggagACCTTAAAATAGACTGATTATAGGAGTGGTAGAGACAGTGGCAGATGAAGGTACTAGAGATTAGAGATGCAAAGTACCGAGGTTACCCTCTGCTGTACATCTTGGGAGGGGGTTCTGAcctggggtattttttttttttgtctttttgctagttcttgggccgctcccatggcatatggaggttcccatgctaggggttgaatcggagctgcagccatcggcctacgccagagccacagtaacgcgggatccgagccgcgtctgcaacctacaccacagctcacagcaacgccggatcgttaacaacccactgagcaagggcagggactgaacccacaacctcatgtttcctagtcggattcgttaaccactgcgccacgacaggaactccatggggcaTTTCCTATAGGCTTTGTCGTCTGGAGACTGGAGAATATTTGACTTTGAAAACTGATAGCAAGGTAAGTGTTGGGGAAATGGCTCAGATCGTCAGTGTCAGAAAATGAcacacatgaacacggggagatctgtaaaggctctttacttctgcagaagggcatggGTACTCTAAAcacgcaaagaagaaaagaccctccctatttatccctagcacaggtgatgtacctgtccccttcccattggtcaggtcagggcacacattcttcttggttggctGATTTGAAACAAATCGTTactgggagaaaagggaaagaggagagggtcACAGGAAGGCGTTTCACCGgaaaccggagcaaaatggagtaaccaagatttcctttgatagaaaagattttatgttactttccacacaaGGAAGGTCAAAGACTCAACAAGACTGAGgctatttttctatgttttgcttttcttttcttttttcctttttatagctgtacctgcagcatgtggaagttcccaggacaggggtggaatcagaactgcaactgcagcctatgccacagccatggcaacaggatccaagccacatctgcgacctaggtcgaagctcatggcaatgccagatccttaatccactgagtgaggctgggtattgaacttgcatcctcagagacgacatcaggtccttaacgcactgagccacaacaggaatttctatattttgcttttctgtatttccaaTGTAGACACTTTAATTTTAGGATAGAGCAGAAGTCTtacagatcctttaatccagtgTTCTTATAAGTGAGAATTGCCACCTATTACAGCTCTTGAAATCAGTTTTGTGTATCACaacaagcaattttttttaaaaaaaagaatagaacaaaAAACATTGGAGTTCATCACCCATGTGTAGTGTGAAGAATTATTTTGAGAAACTTGTTTAAGCTTCACATGCaagaaatattgtcatttttataaGATGTATTTTCTAACTGTAGGTCACAGGGTTCAAAGTTGAAGTCACTTCTTAAGTCCAaacttcatttcacagatgaggaaactaagtaggaaagtgattttcccaaggtcacgACCAGTGAGTGGTAGAGCTTTGACCACAGTTCCCAGTTCAGGGTGTTTGTCTCCTCACCACAGTGACTTCACGAGGCATGATTTGGAGGTTTTCTCAGTGTATGCAGGTTGCCAGTCGTATGTATGGACAGACATATACAATTTACAAGCAATCACTGTCGATTTGATGTTTACACTTTAGTCATCAGAGTACCTGCATGTTCAATTGAGAAACATGTTTAAGGCGAACTCTGTGCCCCTTAATATTTGGGGAATGGAATGATCTTtcattttctgcctagaggaagGGAATGGTGGGAAGTCTGATCTGAAAACACATGGTGGTGAACTCATAGGCGCTTCATAAAGGCTAGATGGTTCCATGATGTTCATGAACGGTCTTTTGTTCCCTCTGAAAATTGATACTGTGCGTTCTACACCAATCCTAGATTTCCCCAGACagcctccatttttaaaaaaatctggagatgaaggagtccccattgtggctcagcgggaacgaacctgactagtatccatgaggacgcaggtttgatccctggcctcactcagtgggctaaggatccggcattgccattgagctgtggtgtaggtcaaagatgagccttggatcctgcattgctgtggctgtggtgtaggccagcaactgcagctctgatttgacccctagcctggaaacttccatatgtctcaggtgcggccctaaaaagacccccccccccaaaaaaaaatctggggatGAGATCATGACCTGACAGGTAGAA
It encodes:
- the BEX4 gene encoding protein BEX4, with amino-acid sequence MASKEEQQAVKNLSMENAQQENEGGDQAPLQNGEESRDLGKGGAQKPGGNGRLGRVRRLVPNFRWAITNKHVDRNEVGDDVEKYVGQMMEVRRRTREQQMRHHVRYQTPEPDNHYDFCLIP